One window from the genome of Paraneptunicella aestuarii encodes:
- a CDS encoding DUF2608 domain-containing protein, producing MKTVFRQTLFAASLVLPLGACAATPQSGQSSNQISSDSFNTVLEYVKQWNKPGNTLVASDNDDTLTMMACPDLSSPKTCQFLGGAAWFSWQNGLLKVPGKQAGEVADNFDELLEISALLFSMNEMDYTEDAVPNVLQELAAMGVKTMVATARGNENISATEQQFDDLNVTGFDNLLDYFSKQAPNLGDDIEPNPYLNCTNNKAISYRNGVMYLVGQNKGQNLQCFIHEYNQDKPASLQITNLVFIDDTLKNVEDVTVAFQKSGMEFVSIHYTALQEHKDAFIKGDKAAEYQQAATKRWEILKQAMDSQLLKPVAK from the coding sequence ATGAAAACAGTGTTTCGCCAAACGCTATTTGCTGCGTCTTTGGTTTTGCCTTTGGGCGCTTGTGCAGCAACGCCTCAATCAGGCCAATCTTCGAATCAAATTTCTTCTGATTCATTTAATACGGTTCTGGAATATGTCAAACAATGGAACAAGCCCGGAAATACACTGGTTGCTTCCGATAACGACGATACCTTAACCATGATGGCGTGCCCTGATTTGAGCAGTCCTAAAACCTGTCAATTCTTGGGCGGTGCAGCCTGGTTTTCATGGCAAAACGGTTTGTTGAAAGTGCCGGGTAAGCAGGCGGGTGAAGTGGCAGATAACTTTGATGAGCTATTGGAAATTTCTGCATTGTTGTTTTCCATGAACGAAATGGACTATACCGAAGATGCGGTTCCCAATGTGTTGCAGGAACTGGCTGCGATGGGTGTTAAAACCATGGTGGCAACGGCGCGTGGCAATGAAAACATTTCTGCCACTGAGCAGCAATTTGATGATTTGAATGTCACTGGCTTCGATAACCTGCTGGATTATTTCAGCAAGCAAGCACCAAATTTGGGTGATGATATTGAGCCGAATCCTTATTTAAACTGCACCAATAACAAAGCCATTAGTTATCGCAATGGGGTGATGTATCTGGTTGGGCAGAATAAAGGCCAGAATTTGCAATGTTTCATTCATGAATATAATCAGGACAAGCCAGCATCTCTGCAGATTACTAATCTGGTTTTCATTGATGACACTTTGAAGAATGTTGAAGATGTCACGGTTGCATTTCAAAAGTCAGGCATGGAGTTTGTCTCCATTCACTACACCGCTTTGCAGGAACATAAAGATGCCTTTATCAAAGGGGATAAAGCCGCTGAATATCAACAAGCGGCGACCAAGCGTTGGGAAATCTTGAAGCAGGCAATGGATAGTCAGTTATTAAAGCCTGTTGCCAAGTAA